The genome window CGGATTCGTCTGGAGGACGGTCTCAAAGCGGTTCACTGCCTGCGCTGCCCGTCGGGCCTCGAGCTCCGCGGAGCACTCGGCGAGCTCGGCCATCAGTCCATACCGGGAGCGGATCAGCTCAAGGTCCTTCCACTCCCGCTGCTGCTCCATCTCACCGGTCCCCCGCTCCGCCCGCTCCTCCGCGACCGCCATGCGGAACAGGTCCCCCTGGAGGCGGGCCCCTTCGACCGCGACCGTCTCGAGAAAGATGTCGAGCGGTTGAGTGCGCCGAAGCTGTTCGATGTGCTTCATCCCCTCGTCGACTCGCCCGGTCCGCAGCAGGACCCGCGCGAGCTCGAACTCCGCCAGCGAAGAGGGGAGGGCCTTCTCGAACGCGGCGATCGCCTTCTCGGGCTGCTCCGCGCGGAGCCGGCACTTTCCGATCCGCTGCCAGCAGTCCGGATCCCGTCCCGCGTCCGATCCACTCGCGACCCGTTCGAACTCCGCGATCGCCTCGTCGAGCCGGCCAAGCCGTTCGAGGCATCGGGCGTGCATCCACCGCACCGCCTCGTTCGTCTCGTCGAGCGCGACCGCCCGGGCCAGGACCACCTCTCCTTCGGGCAGGTAGCCGTAAGCCAGATACGCCTCTCCGAGTTCCCGCCAGGCGGCTGGCCGGTCGGAGTCGGCTTGCGACTCAAGGTGCCGGATCGCGGCGGCGGTCGCGGGCGGGAGCCGGCGGACATCGACCTGCGGAACGGGGGGCCGGCCGAGACGGGTCACGACGAGGTAGCCCCCGACGGCCAGTTCCACGACCAGGAGTCCAATCAGCAGGGGGCGGGCGCGGGAACTCATGGCGCGGCCTTTCCGGAAGCGGTGGTCCAGAGCGTCGCCGGAGGGCTGTTCCGGAACGGCGGGTGGAGGTGCAGCGGTCCGGTCACGACCTCCGCGCGGCCGTCCCCATCGAGGTCCGCACAGTCGACCGTGACGAGATGCGTCTGGTCGGTCTCGACCTGCCACGGCCGGAAGGTCTGCTTTCCGTCGTTCTCCAGCCACACGAGGCTCGCGTGGCCGGGGCGGTCCCAGTCGTTGAACATGCTGACGAGGACCACATCCTTGTCACCGTCTCCATCGAGGTCCCCGGCCGATGCCGCGTAGGTCCCCCCCAGGTTCGAGATCCGATGGCTCGTGAAGGTCCACGGCGTCGGCTTGGCGCCGACGGCGTTGTTCTCCAGCCAGAAGCAGCCGTGATAGGGCTGGGGGTAACTGTGGGAGTCTTCCAGGTTGTCTCCGGCCGGGAGCAGGAGATCCACGTCGCCGTCGCCATCGAGGTCCGTCTTCACGAGGCCGGCGCTCCCGAGGTCGTAGTTCAGCGACTCGAACAGAA of Planctomyces sp. SH-PL14 contains these proteins:
- a CDS encoding tetratricopeptide repeat protein, which codes for MSSRARPLLIGLLVVELAVGGYLVVTRLGRPPVPQVDVRRLPPATAAAIRHLESQADSDRPAAWRELGEAYLAYGYLPEGEVVLARAVALDETNEAVRWMHARCLERLGRLDEAIAEFERVASGSDAGRDPDCWQRIGKCRLRAEQPEKAIAAFEKALPSSLAEFELARVLLRTGRVDEGMKHIEQLRRTQPLDIFLETVAVEGARLQGDLFRMAVAEERAERGTGEMEQQREWKDLELIRSRYGLMAELAECSAELEARRAAQAVNRFETVLQTNPPEVTEVLLTNGLQMTYLAQDLSTASRWVASFEPRLAISPLARHILGEMEWNGGSRQRAREWLAASQKMQPKSEVASRLAELSEDKGSAERRAEYRSEVFWLEGVDAYRIGSFEAAEGHLQEAARRRPQDPLPEFYRGEIALSQREWSTAEKAYGRAIARDPHCGRAHDRLRALASRSGSSE